The following is a genomic window from Elgaria multicarinata webbii isolate HBS135686 ecotype San Diego chromosome 9, rElgMul1.1.pri, whole genome shotgun sequence.
ttatttgtttagtaCATtataatctgcccaataactaacgTTCCTTGAGGGGATTACAGTCCATGACACAAATGCAATGACAAATCGCATGcaatgtagtttggcccttattaTTCCTTGGGCTGCTCCTGCAAATCGCAGAGGAGGGCGCTACTGGCCTGTTCCCTGTTGGTGGGTAGAGCTGCAGTTGTGTACTCAGCAGAGGTCAGGTGACACCAGGCCCAATAAGATCCAGCCTGGTCCTATAAAGCCTCTAGCTCTAGCCTCACTTTTCAGCCTGCACCTGTGCCAAAGATCCTTGCCAATCTCCTATGCCGGAAACACACCATATCTTACAATCAGTGCCTGGCCCAAATAGTCTTTGCTGGATGTGAGCCTGCCCTGCTGGCTGTCATGGCCTACGACCACTATGCTGCCATTTGCCGGCCTCTGTATTACTCCTGCCTCATGAGTAACAGGGTGCGCATGGCCAGCCGGGTCAGGAAGTTCTAAAAAGGCCCCTGAAGGCCTTTGGCTTTCCTCACATGCCACCTCTCTTTCCTTGCAGACACATGGATGGAAAGAACGAAACACAGCTTAGAGAGTTTATCTTCTTGGGCTTCTCCAGCCTCTCAAGCGGCCATGCCTACCTCTTCTTGATTTTCCTCGCTGCCTACGTGGCCACCATGATGGGCAACCTCATGCTATTAATCCTGGTCCTAATGGATTCCCGTCTCCACAGCCCTATGTATTTGTTCCTCAGCCACCTGTCCTGCTTGGATATTTGTGTTTCTTCCGTTGTCGTGCCCAGGATCCTGGCCAACCTCCTACGCCAGAAACACACCATCTCTTACAACCAGTGCCTGGCCCAGACATTCTTCCTGATCGGGTTTGCTGGGTGTGAGCCTGCCCTGCTGGCTGTCATGGCCTACGACCGCTATGCTGCCATTTGCCGGCCTCTGTACTACTCCCACCTCATGAGTAACAGGGTGTGCATCCAGCTCGCTGTGGCCACTTGGGTCTGGGGCTTCCTAGATGCAGCTGTCCATGTCACTCTGGCGTCCACATTGTCCTTCTGTGGAGTCAACCAGATTCCCCACATATTTTGTGACATCCCCCCACTCTTGAAAATCACCTGCAGTGATACACGTGTCAACGAACTGGCCAATCACATCACAAGCATCTTTGTGGGGCTCGGTCCCTTCCTCTTCATCATCCTGTCATATTTCTACATCCTGGACTCCATTCTGCGGATTCGCTCCAATACCAGCCGACACAAAGCTTTCTCCACCTGTGCCTCCCACATCACTGTGGTCACCCTCTGTGTTGGAAATGGATTCCTGAACTACAACAGACCAAGTACTGGCTACTCTCTGGAGACAGACACCTTCATCGCCACAATGTTTTGCATAGTCACCCCTATGCTCAACCCCCTCATCTACAGCCTCCGCAACCAGGAGGTGAAGGCAGCTCTGAGGAAGGTTCTCCACTGTCAGAGGGCCGTTTAAGTGTTATTTTTGATGGTATATTCCATCACTGGCGTATGCGCATTGAGTTGATGCGTGGGAGTTCCTGAGGGAGGAGTTAGTAAAGGCACAGTCTCAAATAATCCCAAtgagagtaaaaaacaaaaataaagaagtcTTCCAAAAAAAGCTGATATGGCTACATAAAAggaactggttccgttgtcatagagcagtacgacaatggaaccagttacctagggaggctgtgggctctcccacacttgaggccttcaagaggcagctggacaaccatctgccagggatgctttagggtggattcctgcattgagcagggggttggacttgatggccttggaggccccttccaactctgctattctatgattctatgaaattaaaagaaaaaggcctCGTCAAGTAGCCCTGACTTGTAGGGAAGGTATTACGAAAGCAAAAGCTCAGAATGTTCAGATGCTAAGTGTAATGGAATAGGGCTTTTACATCTATATTCAAACCAAGGGAGAGAAGATGGCAGGCTCAGAGCTCAATAAGGATGTGAAAAGTTAACTGTTGTCAAAGCGCAGGCAGAAATGCTCAGCTCCTCTTTGGCCTCCATCTTCTTCCAAAAGGGAGACTGTATCTTCAGAAAAGTAGCATAATGTATGAGGGTTCAGGATTGAAGTCAAGTTTGATAAGGCATTTGTTAAGAAATGAATTCAGGTCTTCAGGGCCAGATGTCACTATCCCAGGGTTCTTAAGGATCTTTCTGGTGTATTCGCAGAACCTTTGTCTATCATCTTTGAAAATTTTGAAAACAGACGAGGTGCCATGAGACAAGAGACAAGCAAATGTTGCCCAATCTTCTGATGATGGACAAAATATTTACATTGAAAACACAGACCTAGCAGTCTAACTTCAATACTGAGGATCTAGGACAGATGATGAAGGAATCATTTGTAAGCATTTTGATAACAATTCTGTGCCTAGTTATGAGCAGGCATGGATTGGTCAAGAATAAATCCTGCCAGAATAATCCCATATCTTTGatcaggttcatagaatcatagaatcacagaatagcagagttggaaggggcctacaaggccatcgagtccaactccctgctcaatgcaggaatccaccctaaagcatccctgacagatggttgtccagctgcctcttgaaggcctctagtgtgggagagcccactacctccctaggtcactggttccattgtcgtactgctctaacagtcagggagtttttcctgatgtccagccggaatctggcttcctttaacttgagcctgttattccgtgtcctgcactctgtgaggattgagaagagatcctggccctcctctgtgtgacaaccttttcagtatttgaagagtgctatcatgtctcccctcaatcttctcttctccaggctaaacacgcccagttctttcagtctctcttcacagggctttgtttccagacccctgatcatcctggttgccctcctctgaacacgctccagcttgtctgcgtccttcttgaattgtggaccccagaactggacgcaatactctagatgaggcctaaccagggccgaatagagaggaaccaggacctcacatgattcggaagctagacttctattaatgcagcccaaaatagcattggcctttcttgcagccatatcgcactgttggctcctattcagcttgcgatctacaacaattccaagatccttctcatttgtagtgttactgagccaagtatcccccatcttgtaactgtgcctttggtttctatttcccaaatgtagaacttggcatttatccctattaaatttcatcctgttgttttcagcccagcactccagcctatcaagatcactttgaagtttgtttctgtcttccagggtattagctatcccacccaattttgtgtcatctgcaaatttgatcagcgttccctgcacctcctcgtccaaatcattaataaaaatgttgaagagcactgggcccaggactgagtttAGTGTTATGAGTTTAGTGGATTATAGGAATGATACAGACATGATTTAACTtgatttcctgactgttagagcagtgcgacagtggaatcagctacctagggaggttgtgggctctcccacactagaggcattcaagaggcagctggacaaccatctgtcagggatgctttagggtggattcctgcattgagcagggggttggactcgatggccttgtaggccccttccaactctgctattctatgattctatgatttcagcaAAGCCCTTGCTGAGGTCCCACATAATATTATCAAccgggggggatccgcacgtcgctcccagagcgcttctatgcggtcccagtgcacccgaaaactatagtgtgacttccctgtaaaagaaacgaagagctgtccatgctgccgccgcagccgccgcagaggagagctcggcaaaagaaggtgggttggagagcttcttccgcttttcaccccgccttcttttgccgagctctcctcgccggcagtatggacggctcttcgtcgtttcttttacagggaagtcacactatagttttcgggatgcactgggaccgcatagaagcgctctgggagcgacgtgcggatccccccctgatTAAGTGTGGACTAGATGATCGTACTGTCAGGTACATTCAGAGCTGGTTGGAAAAGCATACTCAGAAAGCGCTCATCAATGGTTCCTCATTCAGTTAGAGGGAGGTTTTGAGTCGAATGCTACAGGGCTTGGTCCTGGGCCTGGCATAGGACAACATTTTTATcaatgattttgttctgactttatactgttagttttaccctacccagtgcctgtttaccctaccctgtgcctgtttgcattctcttcccctccttattgttttattatgattttattagaatgtaagcctatgcggcagggtcttgctatttactgttttactctgtacagcaccatgtacattgatgatgctatataaataaataaataaataaataaataataataataataataatgacttagATAAAAGGATGGTGGGGGATTGTTATTAAATTTTGGGGATGTTACAAAACTGGGAGGTAGCGAATACCTTGGAACACAggaacaaaattcaaaatgaccCCAAATCCTTGTCCTCAGAGGACAAAGCTGCTGAGTTAACAGATCTGGGGGAGGGCTCAGTAACAGAAGCATTTCATGAGATTCTCATTCCTTAGGATCTAGTTCTCCAACGAGGCCCAGGGACCATCTCCCGTGTGTCCAGAGAAATTCACAGTGCACACACGAAAAAATGTTTGTTTGCATTAATagaaccatatttatttatttatttatttattacatttttataccgcccaatagccgaagctctctgggcggttcacaaaatttcctAGGTCGCATGAGTCCACCGTATTCTGCAGTAGTCTGAcctcatctggagtactgtgAACAGTTCTGAGTGCTGCACTTCAATATAAACAAATTGGGATGGGGTCAAAGGAGAGTAATGAAGATGTTTGGGGTATGGATAGCAAGTCCCATGagaaaaggttgaaggaactgggtatgttgagCCTTCAGAAGACCAGAGTGGGGGCATGAGAGCACTATTCAAATCCCTGGAAGGCCATCACATAGATTCTACGATTGGGTGTCTGTTCTAGCCAGTTAGACAGAATAAAACCCACACATTCAATGATGATCGGTCATAagtgtcatgtttcccaaaactTCCCGCtcattgggagacaataaagaggtctgccacttaaaccacaaagctttattcaggcaataaacatctcttcccaaatgaagagagtccaacctctagggACTTTCCtcaaggcaaaactatgcaaactaaacaagacaatggtcctttcaagaagaacagacTGCAACCAGcgaagctcaccaaactcctttgcatggcctgggactcaggtagccggaggagcgcacgtgcgcctttcctcacggttgttcctcttctacgcagccTCAGGCGCAATAAGATGAGtctcggtgagtgactcagatgagcctgtggaggagccgtgatgctctggaaaaggcgccagattgatgcgtcgttttctctgctgctgccgccactccactaagcaggctcaaggcaccattttggaggtcagaatttctccggacggctggaccaggaatccgggattcttacTCAGGTGGTCTGGACATTTCAGAACCTCCTGGAAATCAGGACATTCTCGGTTTTCCGGggcgtatggcaaccctactcagGAGAGGAACTCTTGAGTTATGTCCCCTGCCTGCCCCATCCCACTATCGTGGAAAGAACTGTGGCAACTGCTTCCCAAGATCACAAATGCAGCCTcaaagggaaggaaaggggggtgttccagtggatggggaggggaggggaggggagggaggggaggggaggggagaggccttGATAGGAGAAATTCTACGGCTTTGCCAGCATCAGCCCAATCCTTGCCAATATGCTTTCTTTAGGTACACGCAAAGGTCCATCTAGAGGGAAATTATGTAACAGGAGGCTGGggaggtgaaaattgcctccagggttcctcctgccctgctagcAGCTGCTCAGCATGGCACTGGATACTTGGAAGCCCCTGAGATCAGAAGTTTCCGGAGGCGGAGGCGGACGCCATGGCGGGTAAGGTTTCTCCTTAAAGGCTCCCGATCGGGGGATCtgaaaagctaattatctcattttaaaaggcatgggtcgttaatgaaaatgaaggaagatgattatgattgttaagagagggtgaaaatcctgtttttcggaagcagactcagaataaGGAGGAGGAAAGCAGCTCGTTCTctggctgtaaacagacggaaggaggggggagcaagaaaacgaaactaactttggaatgttagagctctcctgtcttctagtctgataaagtggtgatttatatactcctaatctgagagaaaggtttaattggcagtaaattcaccctttaaaaagcaccGAAGAAGAAAGTGTTTATCTGCGTAGGAAGAGAGACGGTGTGGactgtaaacgggacattgactgagagttaaaaatagatccatgtCGAACGttagaaaattgaaaaaaaaaacaaaaaacggggaaggcttcctggcaaagagttcatccttctaatcataatttggcccttcttgagaaagtgtctgtagaaAAAGACTCACAAAGTAGTGGAAGCGAAAGTAACGGATTTGTCGAGATGGCGGAGGGATCTGGTacggtgccaatttcaactgcattggaagaattgaagaagctgattctGGACAGCACTGCAacattgagcaagaagatggatgttaatgaaaaaaaCGCAGCAGCAAggatgggggtgcttgcagataaggTCGCGCAGAATGACAGAGatataaagaagctggatgtggaagtaaaagcacttgtgaaaaaacaggatgtctttgaaaaaagttgtgaggtgaAATTTCAAGGTCAAGATCTAAAGTTGATCCAGCTTGAAGATCAGGATCGTCGTTGTAAtgtacaaattaaacaatttgttgaagaaccagcagaggagttgagaaaaatagttttgaagtggttcaatgatatgatgccagatttggataatatatatgaaaagggagtattttgaaaacagtaataggaattctagattgcttgccagactcacacaaa
Proteins encoded in this region:
- the LOC134403938 gene encoding olfactory receptor 5V1-like encodes the protein MDGKNETQLREFIFLGFSSLSSGHAYLFLIFLAAYVATMMGNLMLLILVLMDSRLHSPMYLFLSHLSCLDICVSSVVVPRILANLLRQKHTISYNQCLAQTFFLIGFAGCEPALLAVMAYDRYAAICRPLYYSHLMSNRVCIQLAVATWVWGFLDAAVHVTLASTLSFCGVNQIPHIFCDIPPLLKITCSDTRVNELANHITSIFVGLGPFLFIILSYFYILDSILRIRSNTSRHKAFSTCASHITVVTLCVGNGFLNYNRPSTGYSLETDTFIATMFCIVTPMLNPLIYSLRNQEVKAALRKVLHCQRAV